aatttatacataaacattgtataagtttagtGTGTACAGCTTAATGATTTGCTATGCCTATGCAGTgttaaatgattaccacagtgAGGTGACTTAACCCATTCATCACCTCACAGAgttacattttttgtgtgtggtaagaacatttaagatctactcttagaaaatttcaaatttcaagtatacaatacagtatcaACTATAATTACCATGCTGTGCATCACATCCCCAaaacttattcatcttaaaacAGAAATTTGTACTCTTTGACTAATTTCACCCCtgtccttggcaaccactaatcatTTCTGTTACTATGAGTTCAacttttttatctctctctttttttttttagggccacactatggcataaggaaattcccaggcttggcgttgaatcggagctgtagccacctgccttcaccagagccatagcaatgcaggatccgagcctcgtctgtgacctacacaccacagctcagagcaaagctggactcttaacccactgagtgaggctaggaatcaaacccacatcctcatggacactatgtcaggttcttaactcacttaACCATATGAGGAACTCTCAGgagttgtctttctctgacttatttcaaagGGCAAAATGCCctcaagattcatctatgttctttttttttttttttttcttacatctttttgtctttttagagctgcaccctacggagattcccaggctaggggtctaatcagagctgtagcctccggcctatgccagagccacaacaactcgagctccaagccacatctgtgacctacaccacagctcacagcaacaccggatccttgacccactaagcgaggccagggattgaacccgaaacctcatggttcctagttggatttgttaatcactgagccacgatgggaactcctcatctgtgtTCTTAcaatggaaatttttctttttctgactatgtaatattctactgtgtttgtaaatatacaccacatcttttttatccattcatctctttctGGAcacagtttattttcatgtattggCTCTTTAAATAGTGTTtaaatgaacatgggagtgcagatatctcttggaaatgatttcatttccttcacatatgtaaggattgctttggctattcagggtcttttgtggtttcatatgaaatttaggggtttttttggccacacatgtggcacgtggaagttctcaagccagggattgaacccacgccacagcagtgagccaagctacagcagtgacaacacagaatccttaacctgttgatccacacaggaactcctatggttttttgttgttgttgttgttttagtgatttttgttttttccattatagttggtttacagtgttctgtcaattttctactatacagcaaggtgacccagtcacacatgcacacacatttatatacatactttttcttacattatcctccatcataagtgactagatatagttccctgtgctatacagcaggatcttgttgcttatccattccacttgcaatagtttacatctattaaccacagactcccagtccattccactccctcccctcccccttggcaaccacaagtctgttctccaagtccatgcatttcttttctgtgaaaaggttcattttgctgtatattagactccagctataagtgatgtcatatggtatttgtctttctctttttgacttatttcacttagtatgagagtctctagttccatccatagtgctgcaaatggcattattttgttctttttcatggctgggtaatattacattgtgtatatataccacaacttcttaatctattcatctgtcgatggacatttaggttgtttccttgtcttggctattgtgaatagtgctgcaatgaacacatgggtttatgtatatttttcaaggaaagttttgtccagatatatgaccaagagtagGATTtccgggtcatatggtagttctatatttagttttttgaggtacctccatactgttttccatagtggttgtattttttttaatttctgttaaaaaaaaatgccattggaatcttgatagggattacattgaattgATAGATGACTTTGGGTAGTagggacattttaacagtattaattcttccattccatgaccatgggatagctttccattttcttgtgtcttcttcaatCTGTTTAATCAATGCTTTATAGATTTCAATgagatctttcatctccttgattaaattaattcctaagtattttttgttttcgATGCTATTGTAAGTggggattgttttctttatttccttttcagataattCGTTGTTAGTGCgcagaaatgcaaactgaaaattTCTCCATTCTAATGAGGCTCACTTTTTAGTAGGTCATCAGTGCCTGTTCATGAAACAGTATATACACAAGGAGTCATTCTATTCATCTGTAAATCACAGGTAGTTGTATCAGTCCTGTAGCTAAAAGGATATGGGGTGGAATCGTTTGGTAATGGCAATTTTGAAGAGTAAGTCTGAAAAATGTCAGCTGATTCTGACATCTTCTTGAAATCTTTAAACAGGGAGGGAGACCCTGGAATAAAAAAGAAGCCAGGGTAATATTTTTTTGAATAcctcaaacattttaaaacatcagttGGAAGACCATTGAACTACTTTCAAAAGAATACAAAAGGACACCTACATTCCTTCCAGAGGCTGACACACACCAATAAGGGAAAGAATAGCTGTGATTCTGTGTAGCCAGTGAGGGTTGTAACAACAATAATGATGAAGATGGAATCTAATTACCATGGAGTCCACATATATCTTAGACCAATTTGTCTATTCTTCTACTTATTTCCCACAAAGAGATGATCTtgctctcactctttttttttttttttttttttttttccattttttggccaccccgaagcatatggagttcccaggccagggatcagatccaagccacatctgtgacctacgccacaagtGTGGCAGTTATCTGATCCTTtgacctactgtgctgggccaggaatcaaatgtgCATCCTGTCCCTGCAGAGATGTCATTGATGCCGCtgtgccccacagtgggaactccaccttgctCTCACATTTTGTAAGTGAAGTCAGGTAAATAACCAAACCTCAATGTACACAGCGAAGTGATGGTGAGATGAGTATGTGTCAAAGTTATCAGGAAAGAAGTTTGAAGAAGGATCCTTCTTTTTGCATCAGAATCTTTGTCCCGTACAGTAACTTACTAGAATTATGCAGTGGAGTTCCAGGGCATACAGCGTCATCCATACTGGGGGGAATCTTGGCCAGTGAGCTTCTTTCCCAGGTGGGTAGTTGACAAAATTCCTCCAGCAGTAATCATACTCTAAGGAAACACAAATGTTAGTTCATTCAACACATTTGGCCAAAAGTTAAAGTGAGCCTGGCTTAATAATATCCATATATAAAGCCTTCTGGcctatctgcattttttttttttttttttggtctttttgccttttctagggccgctcccacggaacatggaggttcccaggctaggggttaaatcagagctatagccgccagcctatgccagagccacagcaacgctggatccaagccacgtctgcgacctacaccacagtttacagcaatgctggatccttaacccactgagcaaagccagggatcgaacccgcaacctcatggttcctagtcggattcgttaaccacagcaccatgacgggaactcctggcctgctATTGAAGAGGGGTTGTACTCTTCCAGAATCCCTAAAAGGTGCACAGCAATTCGTTTGAAGATGGTAGAGACCATAGTGACAAGACTGGGGAAAAGCGTCATATCTTTGATCGTTTCCATGCTATGAATTTCAGACCTGGTCCTTCCTCCTGTTATTTTGGACTTTCATTTGTGAGATTTCCAGTCTGGCGTAATCAGTCAACTGGCCTAGAAACACAGCACCACTACCACCAGTCTCTCATACACATTTAAGATTCCTGGGTTATTTTTGTCACCTGGGGCTCCCATGATCTGGATGGTCACACCATGGTTCACCAGGTCTCTGAGTCCTTGCCGGTTCTGTGGATCCATGTGCTGGAAAAGCCGAGCTACATAAATAACCAGGGTCACACTAGGGTGCTGATCCAGAAATTCCCTTATTGCCTCAGAGCATTCCCAGCAGGGACTCCAGGACAGGAACCAGACGATGGAGCAGTGGACAGATGGGTGAAAATGCCTTTCCGAAGTGATTTTAGCTAGAAAATTGCGTTCAACATGGTTGGTGGTGTTTTTGCCTGTATGTCGCCAGGTGTCTCGGCTCCTGCCCCATTGGAGCTCATAGAGCAAACAAGTCTCTTTGCGGAGTTCTCTGGGGTCAAAGAAGACTTCAAATTCCCAGGGTTCAATTCTCCttctgaaatataaaaagcaCTCCCGTGTTGTCATGGCATCAATAGAGGGACCTTAGAAATaacttcattttctcctcttccttttaaattgtttttttctctttagggccacacctgcagcatctgagtcgaattggaactacagctgccagcctacaccacggccacagcaattcaggattccagccgcatctgccatagtttgcagcaatgctggatccttaacccactgagcgaggccagggatcaaactcgaatcttcatggatactagtcgggttcttaacctgctgagccacaatgcaactCCCATCTTCTCCTCTATCAGACAGATCTCAAACATGACCTCTTAGGAAACTTTTTcctgtttattgtctttttagggctgcacccgtggcatatggaggttcccaggctagggggtgaaatggaactgtagctgctggcctacatcacagccataacaatgccagatcccagctctgTCTGCCACCTActacacagcttatggcaatgctggatccttaacccactgagcgaggacagggattgaatctcatggatactagtcagatttgtttccactcagccatgatgggaactccaggaaactttctttttttttttttttttttcccatggccagattcgtggcatatggaagttccaggccagggattgaatccaagccagagctgctaCCTGCAATGGATACTGAACCTgctggaccacagtgggaactccctagctagattttttttttcaggtgtggAAGCCTCAAATTGCCAACAGGATTCTACTACAGCTCTGAGAagagagttatttatttatttgtttgtttattttttatttttttgtctttttgctttttctagggccactcccgagtcatatggaggttcccaggcaaggggtctaatcagagctgtagccgctggcctacaccacagccacagcaacgtgggatctgagccgtgtctgcaacctacaccatagctcacgcaatgccagatccttaacccactgagcaaggccagggatcgaacccgcaacctcatggttcctagttggattcgttaaccactgagccacgacgggaactcctcaatggcaTCTTTAGATTTAACACGCTCTGTGTATCAAAGCTGTGACTCAGGGAAAACTCAGAATTACACCGAAGAATCTTCTTTGCAATATGGTTGGGTTATAAGTTTATTAAATCCTCATATTTTCTACTCATTCCTAAAGGATCACTTCATTTATTATGTCAATCACTCATTTCACTCTCCATGAGATAATATATTCCCTGACAAAATTCTCCCTGTTATTACGATATGTCTAGAGCATGGGCATATAGTATAAAGTAGGAAgaaatggctcagtggaaatgaacccagctagtatccatgaggatatgggtttgatctctggccttgctcagtgggcaggatctggcgttgtcataaGCTATAGTAtaattgcaggtgcagctcagatctggcattgttgtggctgtggtgtaagccagcatctgcagttccaattggacccctagcctgggaacttccatacgctacacacgtggccctaaaaagacaaaaaaaaaaaaaaattaaattaaaataaaataaataaaataaaataggaagatgAAATCAAAGTAACAACTGAGTTCCCTAGACTTTTCACTAGTGCCCGTGAAAACATGTGATTGATTTAAAGAGATTAGAATCATGGTAACACAGTCacagaacaaagctggaagatgattttctttttttttttttcaacagaaaccAAAGCCATAGGAGCAAAGATACAGAAAGCAATAATCATAGAGAGTGGAtttggaaaaggcagaaagaatggAGCCTggtaaaagaggaaaggaacattAAGAAAAGCTATAGTCCTCCAGCCCTTAAATACCCATTCTATTCTTGGCTGAATTAACTGTGCACCATGATAGTATAATTCTGACCTTGATGTGGCATCTCCAGCTGAAGGACCTGTTAACCAAGAGATGATCAAGTCAAATAACAGTTGAACtcataagaaaaaatatgctCTGTTCTTCTAAATCTGCAGCACATATCAGAAAATGCAGTTAAAATATTCTCTCCTAGagaaggaaaccctcctacactgttggctgGAATGTATAgtgcaaccactacagaaaaaaaagtatggaagttcctaagaaaattaaaaatagaattaccacatggtctggcaatcccactcctcaaCATATTCCTGGACAGAACAATGGTTCagagagatacatgcaccccaatgggcattgcagcattattcacaataggcaagacttggaaacaaactaaatgtccatcgacagatgaatggattaagaagatgtggtgtgtatatatatatattttttttcttttttgagatgtggtacatatttgcaatggaatattactcagccccaaaaagaacaaaataattccatttgcagcagcatggatgcaactagagattgtcatactcagtgaagaaacaaagaaaaagtcacACACCGTATAATATCACTtgcacatggaatctaaaatatggtacaaatgaacctatctacaaaacagaaacagactcatgacaaagaacagacttgtggttgccaagggggagggggatggaatgtgctgggctgggagtttggatgtagtaaatgaaaactattccattgagaatggatagacaacaagttcctactgtatagcacggggaacgaaacccagtctcctgggataaaccataatggaaaggaatatattttttaaaagatgtatatatttgtat
Above is a window of Sus scrofa isolate TJ Tabasco breed Duroc chromosome 5, Sscrofa11.1, whole genome shotgun sequence DNA encoding:
- the APOBEC1 gene encoding C->U-editing enzyme APOBEC-1 isoform X1, encoding MASDRGPSAGDATSRRRIEPWEFEVFFDPRELRKETCLLYELQWGRSRDTWRHTGKNTTNHVERNFLAKITSERHFHPSVHCSIVWFLSWSPCWECSEAIREFLDQHPSVTLVIYVARLFQHMDPQNRQGLRDLVNHGVTIQIMGAPEYDYCWRNFVNYPPGKEAHWPRFPPVWMTLYALELHCIILGLPPCLKISRRCQNQLTFFRLTLQNCHYQTIPPHILLATGLIQLPVIYR
- the APOBEC1 gene encoding C->U-editing enzyme APOBEC-1 isoform X2; the protein is MASDRGPSAGDATSRRRIEPWEFEVFFDPRELRKETCLLYELQWGRSRDTWRHTGKNTTNHVERNFLAKITSERHFHPSVHCSIVWFLSWSPCWECSEAIREFLDQHPSVTLVIYVARLFQHMDPQNRQGLRDLVNHGVTIQIMGAPEYDYCWRNFVNYPPGKEAHWPRFPPVWMTLYALELHCIILALMTY